The Lentisphaera araneosa HTCC2155 genome has a window encoding:
- a CDS encoding adenosine deaminase, which translates to MNRNKSIYSILVIMWTLSLCALEPSNNELITAKLYDSFFKSGEAQRAKLNLFLTQMPKGGDLHHHYSGSIYVETYLEWLQEKKWGIDVATLKIVPKPITTSTDSVLTVSDLLKNDVLYRKLLTLWSNKDYYNHCHEQVPPDSNFFYSFEYFKEISPLNHDLGLRILKDRAIKENVSYIETMIANVGVEAKNYYTAEEVNSLVSEFRDSIKQEQVNKLCQQIEGKLVRNVQFLGRVDLFNNNLTRSHRGIDDENFMMRFQTYAVRVRDPLQVYCELLSAYLACESNPLLVGVNIVAPENNSVALRDYTLHMQMFNYLKSKYPRVNRALHAGELTCGMVRPKNLQFHIKEALEIAGAQRIGHGIDISYEKDSLKTLEKIKNESAVEINLTSNEFILGVKGQDHPYIIYEAYGVPMVISTDDSAVSRNNLSKEYLLLASRYQPSYKKIKEYVFNSVKYSFLNEEEKRELHKRVLVKFSKFERDMAELSKKLTQ; encoded by the coding sequence ATGAACAGAAATAAATCTATTTACAGTATTTTGGTCATAATGTGGACTTTGTCCCTTTGTGCCTTAGAGCCTTCTAATAATGAACTTATTACGGCTAAACTTTACGACAGCTTTTTTAAAAGTGGCGAAGCTCAAAGAGCTAAGCTCAATTTATTTTTAACACAAATGCCGAAAGGTGGTGATCTTCATCATCATTATTCTGGTAGCATCTACGTAGAGACTTACCTAGAGTGGTTACAGGAAAAAAAATGGGGCATTGATGTGGCAACACTCAAAATTGTTCCCAAACCAATTACGACGAGTACAGACTCGGTTTTAACGGTTTCTGATCTTCTGAAAAACGATGTGCTCTACAGAAAATTATTAACTTTATGGTCCAATAAGGATTACTACAATCACTGTCACGAACAAGTGCCGCCAGATAGTAATTTCTTTTATAGCTTTGAATACTTCAAAGAGATATCTCCCCTAAATCACGACCTTGGTTTACGGATCCTAAAAGATCGAGCGATTAAAGAAAATGTATCTTATATCGAGACCATGATTGCTAATGTTGGTGTTGAGGCGAAGAATTATTATACTGCGGAGGAAGTGAATTCATTAGTTTCTGAGTTTAGAGACAGTATTAAGCAAGAACAAGTTAATAAGCTCTGTCAGCAGATTGAGGGCAAGCTTGTCAGGAATGTACAGTTTTTAGGACGTGTGGATTTGTTTAATAATAATTTAACTCGCAGTCACAGGGGAATAGATGATGAAAACTTTATGATGAGGTTTCAAACTTACGCGGTGCGAGTTCGTGATCCTCTACAAGTTTATTGTGAGCTATTGTCAGCCTATTTAGCATGTGAAAGCAATCCACTTCTCGTCGGTGTTAATATTGTGGCTCCAGAGAATAATTCCGTGGCTTTGCGGGACTATACGCTACACATGCAAATGTTTAATTACTTAAAATCTAAATACCCACGCGTCAATCGCGCTCTTCATGCGGGGGAATTAACTTGTGGCATGGTCAGGCCAAAAAACCTACAATTTCACATCAAAGAAGCTTTAGAGATTGCGGGAGCCCAACGCATTGGCCACGGTATTGATATATCTTACGAAAAAGATTCGCTTAAGACTCTCGAAAAAATAAAGAATGAATCGGCGGTTGAAATCAATTTGACCAGTAATGAATTTATTTTAGGTGTAAAAGGACAAGACCACCCTTACATCATTTATGAGGCCTACGGAGTGCCGATGGTGATTTCCACAGATGACTCGGCAGTATCGAGAAATAACTTAAGTAAGGAGTACCTTTTGTTGGCGAGCCGTTATCAGCCGAGTTATAAAAAAATTAAAGAATACGTTTTTAATAGCGTCAAGTATTCGTTTTTAAACGAAGAAGAAAAACGCGAGCTTCATAAGAGAGTTCTTGTAAAATTCTCGAAGTTTGAACGTGATATGGCGGAGCTCTCAAAGAAACTAACGCAATAA
- a CDS encoding aspartate/ornithine carbamoyltransferase family protein yields MLSETKNITWSDFQALSPEEKKPYFSENGQLFHCLHSQQFDREFIDHIYKLTNIIRSISKSKKGSLFLQGLMPHYKAMLYFMQPSTRTYLSFRTACQILGIQTSDVRDASISSEVKGETFEDTIRTFSSYFNFIIMRHPKEGYAEQAAYCLNNSERPIPILNAGSGKDQHPTQAILDIYTLRRSFEHYGGLEGKTILLAGDLLRGRTVRSLSKLITFFPGTKLILSSPEKFKMAEDVISFLDEKQMDYEVSNEFIKHLPEADAIYMTRVQDEHDTGSDKSEKSFPEFSLRAEHLSILKEHCAIMHPLPRREELDSAIDNDPRAKYWRQERNGMWARAALMTHITGYDKKIMSYWSDICKQANHTADI; encoded by the coding sequence GTGCTCAGTGAAACAAAAAACATTACTTGGTCTGATTTCCAAGCTTTAAGTCCAGAAGAAAAGAAACCTTATTTCAGTGAGAACGGTCAGCTTTTTCACTGTCTTCATTCTCAACAATTTGATAGAGAATTCATCGATCATATCTATAAATTGACTAATATTATTCGCTCGATAAGCAAGTCCAAGAAAGGCTCCCTATTTCTTCAAGGTCTGATGCCACACTACAAGGCGATGCTCTATTTCATGCAGCCCTCTACGCGTACTTATCTCAGCTTTAGAACGGCCTGTCAAATCCTTGGAATACAGACGAGCGATGTTCGCGATGCGAGTATAAGCTCTGAAGTCAAAGGCGAAACTTTCGAAGATACGATTCGTACTTTCTCCTCTTACTTCAACTTTATCATTATGCGCCACCCGAAAGAAGGCTATGCGGAGCAAGCCGCCTACTGCCTTAACAATTCCGAGCGCCCTATCCCCATCCTCAACGCAGGCTCAGGTAAAGACCAACACCCTACACAAGCGATCTTAGATATTTATACATTGCGTCGTTCATTTGAACACTACGGTGGACTTGAAGGAAAGACTATTCTTTTAGCAGGCGACCTCTTACGTGGACGTACAGTTCGGTCTTTGAGTAAGCTGATCACTTTCTTCCCAGGAACTAAACTCATCCTCTCTTCTCCCGAAAAGTTCAAAATGGCTGAAGACGTCATTTCCTTCCTCGACGAGAAGCAAATGGATTATGAAGTGAGTAACGAATTCATTAAACACCTCCCCGAAGCAGACGCCATCTATATGACTCGTGTCCAAGACGAGCATGATACAGGATCTGATAAAAGTGAAAAATCTTTTCCCGAATTCTCGCTAAGAGCTGAACATCTTTCTATCCTCAAAGAGCACTGCGCTATTATGCACCCGCTCCCAAGAAGAGAAGAACTGGATAGTGCGATTGACAATGATCCACGCGCTAAATACTGGCGACAAGAGAGAAATGGCATGTGGGCTCGCGCCGCACTTATGACTCATATAACTGGCTATGATAAAAAAATCATGAGCTATTGGTCTGACATCTGTAAACAAGCCAATCACACAGCCGATATTTAA
- a CDS encoding tetratricopeptide repeat protein, with protein sequence MQPKTVKEVDERTRELYNRADEALQQKNYDYAIDLFQNCLKQVPALKEARASLRQAALLKFGGKPSAAKQAMVAMKFSVTLTVKIPGLIRKGEFLKAIRLCEEVLANDPSNLSASRLLAEAATEAEMGWISVEIMELASRYNPTDADVNLYLAQIYNENAMGAKAVDLCEKLRKYHPNDERIFKMNNTSQAKMAMDEGNLDNKKEEGDGPKEEKVDVYETQTLQSTRNTTIITKGSDHYVQELMSGNDTIDTRKRLAREFIREGEFDQAVEILQEALDMEHAVDVQLQKLVFTAVEGRIDNALESWKAHLEDATSDLEKEEAIAEIANLEQTKKDILLDRAREQVAHFPNDPKTNMAFAEILVERGMFEEALDPLTKAATSPRFTTRAYMLRGKCRIGLEIFDKAKIDLSKALESLRPRDRNEAELNQLLGASLKALGENDEAEAHLTKAKDLGYTETQEEA encoded by the coding sequence ATGCAGCCCAAAACTGTAAAAGAAGTTGATGAACGTACTAGAGAGCTCTACAACAGAGCCGATGAAGCTTTGCAACAGAAGAATTATGACTACGCCATCGATTTGTTCCAAAACTGTTTAAAACAAGTTCCAGCACTCAAGGAAGCAAGAGCCTCTTTAAGACAAGCGGCCTTATTAAAATTTGGTGGTAAGCCAAGTGCGGCTAAGCAAGCCATGGTAGCTATGAAGTTTTCCGTCACGCTAACAGTGAAAATTCCTGGGCTTATTCGTAAAGGTGAATTCTTAAAAGCTATTCGACTTTGTGAAGAAGTTTTGGCTAATGACCCCAGTAACTTATCTGCTAGTCGCCTACTTGCGGAAGCCGCAACAGAAGCTGAAATGGGTTGGATTTCCGTAGAAATCATGGAATTAGCGAGTCGTTATAACCCTACTGATGCGGATGTGAATTTGTATCTAGCACAGATATATAATGAGAATGCGATGGGTGCCAAAGCTGTAGATCTTTGCGAAAAACTGCGTAAATACCACCCCAATGATGAACGCATATTCAAAATGAATAACACCTCCCAAGCTAAAATGGCTATGGATGAGGGTAACCTTGATAACAAGAAAGAGGAGGGTGACGGGCCAAAAGAAGAAAAAGTTGATGTCTATGAAACTCAAACTCTTCAGAGTACTCGTAATACGACGATCATTACAAAAGGTTCAGATCACTACGTGCAAGAATTAATGAGTGGTAATGATACAATTGATACGCGTAAGCGCTTAGCACGTGAGTTTATCCGTGAAGGCGAGTTCGATCAAGCCGTAGAAATTTTACAAGAAGCACTCGATATGGAACACGCTGTAGATGTACAGCTTCAAAAGCTAGTATTCACCGCGGTTGAAGGTCGTATTGATAATGCATTAGAATCTTGGAAAGCGCATTTAGAAGATGCAACTAGTGATTTAGAAAAAGAAGAAGCAATTGCAGAAATCGCAAACCTCGAACAAACGAAAAAAGATATCCTCTTAGATCGTGCGCGTGAACAAGTAGCTCATTTCCCTAATGACCCTAAAACAAACATGGCTTTCGCCGAAATATTGGTTGAACGTGGAATGTTTGAAGAAGCTCTTGATCCTCTAACTAAAGCAGCCACAAGCCCGCGTTTTACGACTCGTGCTTATATGTTACGTGGGAAATGTCGTATTGGCTTAGAAATTTTTGATAAGGCCAAGATTGACTTGAGCAAAGCTTTGGAGTCACTAAGACCCCGTGACAGGAACGAAGCCGAGCTCAATCAATTGTTGGGAGCCTCTTTAAAGGCACTTGGCGAGAATGATGAAGCAGAAGCCCATCTAACTAAAGCTAAAGATTTGGGTTATACTGAAACTCAAGAGGAAGCATAA
- a CDS encoding serine/threonine protein kinase — MPKHLQDRYKVMRTLGQGGYGVVYLVQDMMIGRLAAMKLLKKASSEGDAVFDHFKQEARIAGQLDHENIVVIFNAEYEDNYAFIVMEYLSEGNLASMINEKGQYPPQEAMLIVQGILDGLSAAHRMRVVHRDIKPENILFDPKGRPKISDFGVAHLPKEEGGVLSKEEFMPVGTPCYMSPEQLAGKEDIDSRADLYSCGAILYEMLTGQKLYDIPRDTRLDDILKIVDGCDYKKLSTFNIEYPEGLVEFVEKLLAVDREGRYQSSMAALNDLNELLDKIEKEKETTAFPDRIVTSPTDLLEDVMRILLQDGIMAPAERREINKRADRLRVSKEKTREIEEKIRKEMGLPSLDSLEAYESTYQLMGGDWDSMSHQEKEFLKKTSESLGLQDIERQMIEKDSAESRDS, encoded by the coding sequence TTGCCTAAACATTTACAAGATCGTTACAAAGTGATGCGAACTTTGGGTCAGGGTGGTTATGGAGTTGTTTATTTAGTACAAGACATGATGATAGGCCGCTTAGCTGCGATGAAACTTTTGAAAAAAGCTTCTTCGGAAGGGGATGCTGTTTTTGATCATTTTAAGCAAGAAGCGAGAATTGCTGGTCAACTAGATCATGAAAATATAGTTGTCATTTTTAATGCCGAGTACGAAGATAATTACGCCTTCATAGTTATGGAGTATTTATCTGAGGGTAACTTGGCTTCTATGATTAATGAAAAGGGGCAATACCCTCCTCAGGAAGCTATGTTGATTGTTCAAGGAATTCTTGATGGTCTCTCTGCAGCACACCGCATGCGTGTGGTGCATCGAGATATTAAACCAGAGAATATTTTATTTGATCCTAAAGGACGCCCGAAAATTAGTGACTTTGGTGTAGCTCACCTACCGAAAGAAGAAGGTGGGGTGCTGAGTAAAGAAGAATTTATGCCTGTGGGAACTCCCTGTTATATGTCGCCAGAACAGCTTGCAGGTAAAGAAGATATTGATAGCCGTGCTGACCTCTATTCTTGCGGCGCAATTTTATACGAAATGCTTACGGGGCAAAAGTTATACGATATTCCTCGCGATACTCGCTTGGACGATATTTTGAAAATTGTTGATGGATGTGACTATAAAAAACTCTCTACTTTTAATATAGAGTATCCGGAAGGTCTCGTAGAATTTGTTGAAAAACTTTTAGCTGTGGATCGCGAAGGACGCTACCAATCTTCAATGGCAGCTTTAAATGACCTCAATGAACTTTTAGACAAAATTGAGAAGGAAAAAGAGACCACTGCTTTCCCTGATCGCATCGTTACGAGCCCGACAGACTTGCTTGAAGACGTTATGCGTATTTTATTACAGGATGGAATTATGGCTCCTGCAGAGAGACGCGAAATCAATAAGCGAGCAGATCGTTTAAGAGTTTCAAAAGAGAAGACTCGTGAGATCGAAGAAAAGATCCGCAAGGAAATGGGCTTGCCTTCTTTGGATTCTCTAGAGGCTTATGAATCTACTTATCAATTGATGGGTGGAGACTGGGACTCAATGAGTCACCAAGAAAAAGAGTTTCTTAAGAAAACGTCTGAGAGCTTAGGTCTACAAGATATTGAACGTCAAATGATAGAAAAGGATTCAGCTGAAAGTAGAGACTCATGA
- a CDS encoding ATP-dependent RecD-like DNA helicase translates to MSDLFTYQNDDEPEDIPLGKHTLYASVLRHLFVSDDNSYCVTKIFADELGEVTAVGEMLSTASPGQEMEATGQWIKHKQYGRQFRIDSFTIKLPSSEEGMIRYLSENLPGIGRKTAESIVKHFGSKTFDVLDNYTSRLKEVPGIGKKRIDEISSTWEYGNQERNLKVFLQGLGLTARQCSLIMEQYGDRSAAIIKDNPYILAESIRGIGFIQADKLAQNLGIEATNPFRTASGIVHTVKVQSQDGHTCMPREFLLNKASEMLKVDTANILEGLQRAIKDGSIIEEVHQEMSYLYERHLHNDEESLLDHLLGFIKLDKQYPHAQSEVDFLNSELNTEQKQAVNTSFNKRLSIITGGPGVGKTTTVKEIVQQSRKHGKKIKLAAPTGRAAQRLGEASGARALTIHRLLMSDSESEGEFVFNEYKKLKCDILVVDEVSMLDISLARKLFAAIDHNETHLVLVGDPDQLPSVGPGFVLNDLIESQLIPLTALHQVFRQASSSRIITNAHRINLGQEPDLRQIEGDHNDFYFIHQDDPEKLFPMISKMIKERIPQKFDISAKDIQILMPMNRGKCGCEALNLYLQEDLNDIHKKQFNFGKSRFILGDRVIQTVNNYTKKVFNGDMGYIVDIYNEEKSFIIDFDGLQVSYDFEEAEQIRLAYAITIHKSQGSEFPAVIVPMNTSHYIMLKKNLLYTAITRAKELLVLCSSRQAISQCIANKGMSKRFTLLKYKLQISQITTCQ, encoded by the coding sequence ATGAGCGACTTATTCACTTATCAAAACGATGATGAACCTGAAGACATCCCTTTGGGTAAGCATACCCTTTATGCCTCTGTTTTACGCCACCTCTTTGTTTCTGATGATAACTCCTATTGCGTCACCAAGATTTTTGCCGATGAACTGGGAGAAGTAACTGCTGTAGGCGAGATGCTTTCTACTGCGAGTCCCGGTCAAGAAATGGAAGCTACGGGTCAATGGATTAAGCATAAGCAATACGGGCGTCAGTTTCGCATTGATTCATTCACCATAAAACTCCCTAGCTCCGAAGAAGGCATGATTCGCTATCTATCTGAGAACCTCCCCGGTATTGGTCGAAAAACGGCCGAGAGCATTGTCAAACACTTTGGCTCCAAGACTTTTGACGTGCTCGATAACTACACCTCTCGACTCAAAGAAGTCCCTGGCATCGGCAAGAAGAGAATTGACGAAATTTCCAGTACTTGGGAATACGGCAATCAAGAACGCAATCTAAAAGTATTTCTCCAAGGCTTAGGCTTAACCGCGCGCCAATGCTCTTTGATTATGGAACAGTATGGAGATCGCAGCGCTGCCATCATCAAAGACAATCCTTATATCTTAGCAGAAAGCATTCGTGGCATAGGTTTTATCCAAGCAGATAAACTCGCTCAAAACTTGGGAATCGAAGCCACTAATCCTTTTCGCACTGCCTCTGGAATTGTGCATACAGTAAAAGTCCAAAGCCAAGATGGCCACACTTGCATGCCGCGTGAATTCTTACTCAATAAAGCCAGTGAAATGTTAAAGGTGGACACAGCCAATATACTCGAAGGCCTCCAGCGCGCCATTAAGGACGGATCCATCATCGAGGAAGTCCACCAAGAAATGTCTTACCTCTATGAACGTCACCTTCACAATGACGAAGAATCTTTACTCGATCATCTACTCGGCTTTATCAAACTCGATAAACAGTACCCGCACGCACAATCAGAAGTCGACTTTCTCAATAGCGAATTAAACACGGAGCAGAAGCAAGCCGTCAACACCAGCTTTAACAAACGTCTCAGTATCATTACCGGCGGCCCAGGCGTGGGCAAAACAACCACGGTAAAAGAAATTGTTCAGCAATCGCGAAAGCACGGTAAAAAAATAAAATTAGCGGCTCCCACTGGACGTGCTGCTCAACGCTTGGGCGAAGCTTCAGGCGCCAGAGCACTAACTATTCACCGCCTCCTCATGAGTGATAGTGAAAGCGAAGGCGAATTTGTCTTTAATGAATATAAAAAGCTCAAATGCGATATCTTGGTTGTGGATGAGGTATCGATGCTCGACATAAGCCTAGCTCGGAAACTTTTTGCGGCGATTGACCACAATGAAACTCATTTGGTTTTAGTTGGTGACCCCGACCAGCTACCCTCTGTTGGACCAGGCTTTGTACTCAATGATCTCATCGAATCCCAACTCATCCCCCTCACAGCTTTACATCAAGTTTTTCGTCAGGCTTCATCAAGCCGCATCATTACCAATGCCCACCGTATTAACCTAGGCCAAGAACCTGACCTTCGCCAAATTGAAGGTGACCACAATGACTTTTATTTCATCCACCAAGATGATCCCGAAAAACTCTTCCCGATGATTTCAAAAATGATCAAAGAGCGCATTCCGCAAAAGTTTGATATCAGTGCCAAAGACATCCAAATCCTCATGCCCATGAATCGAGGCAAATGCGGATGCGAAGCCCTCAACCTTTATCTCCAAGAAGATCTCAATGACATCCATAAGAAGCAATTCAATTTTGGCAAGAGCCGTTTTATTTTGGGTGATCGAGTTATACAGACAGTCAATAACTACACCAAGAAAGTCTTCAATGGCGACATGGGTTACATCGTCGATATATATAATGAAGAAAAGAGCTTTATCATTGATTTTGATGGGCTGCAAGTGAGCTATGATTTTGAGGAAGCTGAACAAATACGTTTAGCCTACGCCATCACCATACATAAATCACAGGGCTCAGAATTCCCTGCAGTAATTGTCCCGATGAATACGAGCCATTATATCATGTTGAAAAAGAATCTACTATATACGGCTATTACTCGTGCAAAAGAACTGCTCGTGCTGTGCTCGAGCCGACAGGCCATTTCTCAATGCATTGCCAACAAGGGAATGAGCAAGCGTTTTACCTTACTAAAATATAAACTGCAAATCAGTCAGATTACTACATGTCAGTGA